The window CAATACCACGCTCTTTGGCACGCTTTACAACATTCTCCAAAGCTTCTTCCTGTATGGTTAAATCAATCAGATTAAATTTACTATTCATCATATCCTCCTTCATAAGCCTACTGCTTATGCATGCGTTTATTTTTAGTCTTTTCTATGGCATTAATTATATTTTCATAGCCTGTACAGCGACACAAGTTCCCTGCAAGATGTTTTCTAATGTCATCCCTTGTGAATGCTTCATCATTTTCTAATATGGGTATAGCCGCCATAATAAAACCAGGGGTACAGAAACCACATTGGACAGCAGCTTCATCAATAAAGGCTTGTTGAATATCCGATAGATTACCTTCTTCATCCATTAAGCCTTCAAGGGTACGAATATGCTTGCCTTGTGCCCATATAGCCAAGTAAATACAAGAATCGATGGTTTCCTCATTAATAAGCACCGTACAAGCACCACATTCCCCAACCTCGCATCCTTTTTTTACACTGTTAAGATGCAATTCGTTTCTTAGGACATCAAGAAGTGATGATCGATCATCTATTATAAGGTCATGTTCTTCACCATTAACAAATAGGTGCAATTGAACTTTTGCCATTAGCATTCACCTCCAGCTCTTCTAATTGCTTCCTTAAGGGCTCTTTTGCATAGTTCTTCCGCAAGTTGTAAACGTAGTATTTTAGATGCTCGCCAA is drawn from Vallitalea pronyensis and contains these coding sequences:
- the xdhC gene encoding xanthine dehydrogenase subunit XdhC; amino-acid sequence: MLMAKVQLHLFVNGEEHDLIIDDRSSLLDVLRNELHLNSVKKGCEVGECGACTVLINEETIDSCIYLAIWAQGKHIRTLEGLMDEEGNLSDIQQAFIDEAAVQCGFCTPGFIMAAIPILENDEAFTRDDIRKHLAGNLCRCTGYENIINAIEKTKNKRMHKQ